In Eleutherodactylus coqui strain aEleCoq1 chromosome 11, aEleCoq1.hap1, whole genome shotgun sequence, a single window of DNA contains:
- the GNG3 gene encoding guanine nucleotide-binding protein G(I)/G(S)/G(O) subunit gamma-3 — protein sequence MKGDTPVNSTLSVGQARKLVEQLKIEASMCRIKVSKAASDLMAFCDAHACEDPLITPVPTSENPFREKKFFCALL from the exons ATGAAAGGAGACACCCCTGTGAATAGCACACTAAGTGTTGGACAGGCCAGGAAGCTTGTCGAGCAGCTCAAGATTGAAGCCTCCATGTGTCGCATTAAA GTCTCAAAGGCAGCATCAGACCTCATGGCATTCTGCGACGCTCATGCGTGCGAGGATCCACTGATTACACCGGTGCCCACATCGGAAAACCCATTCAGAGAGAAGAAGTTCTTCTGTGCCCTTCTCTGA